The genomic DNA TTCCCAAAAACCGTAGAATATCCCCTCGGTTTGGCTCAGGGAAGTTTTATAAAATATTAAAGTATGGCAGCTAAGGATAGTACTGAGATAGAGATCGATTTATTATTGGAGGCTCTCTATCAGAAATACGGGTACGACTTTAGGCAATATTCAGATGCTCATATAAAACGCAGGATCACGAATCGGATGGTATTATCAGGATATAATACGGTTTCGGAGATGCAGTTTCAACTTCTACACAATGAGAGTTTTGCGAACGATCTTTTGCATGATCTGTCCATTACAGTGACGGAGATGTTCCGAGATCCGAATTTTTATAGATCCGTTCGTGAAAAGATCATCCCCATCTTAAAAACATATCCTTTCATAAAGATCTGGCATGCAGGCTGTTCCACTGGCGAAGAAGCATATTCCATGGCGATCCTTCTGACGGAAGAGGGGCTTATGGAGAGAGCAACGATTTACGCGACCGATTTCAATCAGAGAGCTTTAGACGATGCTAAACAAGGTATATTTTCGAATAATCTAATAAAGGAATATACTTTCAATTACCAAGCTTCGGGGGGAAGGGCGTCTTTTTCGGATTATTATACCGCCGACGAGAATATGGCGATCATGAATAAAAATCTCAAAAAAAATATAGTCTGGGCAAATCATAATCTGGTCACAGATAGCGTGTTTGCCGAGGTTCATATGATATTGTGTAGGAATGTGCTTATATATTTTAAAAGAGAACTTCAGAATAAGGTGCATCGTATGTTTTATGAAAGTTTGATTAATGGTGGAGTTCTTTGTTTGGGTTCTAAGGAAGGGATGTATTTCAGCGAACTGAAAGATGTATACCAAGAGTTGGACCCAAGGCAGAAAATATTTAAGAAGAAGTATTAAGGATTTTTAAATTAATTTATGCGATACGGTGCAATTGTAATCGGAGTTTCTTCTGGAGGATTGAATGCTCTTGGGAAAATTCTACCATCTTTGCCTCAGAATTATCCTATCCCGATAGTGATCGTACAACATGTTAGCCCCCGTTCGGATGGATATTGGGTAGAGAGTATGGATAAGGTCTGCAAATTATTCGTGAAAGAAGCAGACGAAAAGGAAAGTATCGAAAGAGGGACTATTTATTTGGCTCCCGCAAATTATCATTTATTAGTAGAACAAGATAGAACATTCTCCCTAAGTACTGAAGCAAAGGTGAATTTTGCAAGACCATCCATAGATGTACTTTTTGAATCTGCTGCGGAAGTTTATGGAAAAGAATTGATCGGGCTTATTTTGACAGGCTCCAATTCCGATGGTGCCTTGGGTCTGAAAAAAATAAAAGAAGAAGGTGGACTGACGATCGTACAAGACCCTGAAACCGCAGAATCATCCGCTATGCCCGCACATGCGATCTCCACTACTTCCGTGGATTATATTCTTCCTTTGGAAGAGATACAGAAATTATTAATCAAATTAAGCGAGAGTGATTGAAGTGGATTTCAAAAACTTAACGATCCGTGCCAGACTTTCTTTAGGTTTTTCAGTTTTACTCGCCATATTCGCGGGTACTTCCGTATTTGTGATCAATCAGTTTTCGGAATCTAATAATCGTTTAGTGAGGATCGTAGACGGTTCCGCTAAAAGAGTAAATTTGTCGAACGAGATAATGATCGCCTTACTTGATTCCACTCGTCACGAAAAGAATATAATTATAGAGAGACGCAATGCGGAGATGCTCTATTTTAAAGACCGTTTTCAGAAGGCCAGTGATACAGTAGATGATAAAATTGTACAATTAACCGAGTTATCCGACACAGAAGGGAAGGTCTTGTTGGAAGAATTTAAGGAAAGTTGGAAACGATTAAAAAAATACCAAGAACAGATCATTTTTTTCGCACTTAAAAATCAGAATGACAAAGCGTTCGAGATCTCAGCGGGAGAAGGGCTAATCGTTCGCGATCTTGCGACGAAACAATTCTCTCGTATTGTAGAACGGAATGAAAAGCTGATGGATCAGGAGAAAAAGAAAAATATATCTGATTTTCAATATACATTCTACTTTTTGATCTTCTTAATTATTGTTTCCGTCATAATCGTTATTTCCATTTTCCTTTGGATCGTAAGAACTATAACCGATAGGATTACTTTTATTGCAAATGAGGCGGAAAGAATTGCAGGAAGGGAATTTACGGATCAGAAATTGGAAGATCCGACTAAGGACGAATTAAAATTGATCTTCGATTCTTTAGTGAATGTAAACGAAAGTTTTAAAGAAGTTGCGCATAATGCAAACACTGTGGCTTCCGGAAATTATTCCATAGATTTAGTTCCCAGATCCGAAAAGGATATTTTGGGAACGGCATTGATGAAGATGACCCAAGCACTTCGTCTTACAACCTCCGAGAACGATAGGCATAATTGGTTGACCCAAGGCCAAAATCAATTGAATGAAAAATTAAGGGGAGATCAAAGTATAGAAGAACTCGCTCAGGGAACCATCACCTTTTTGGGAAATTATTTGGAAGTCCGAGTAGGTGTGATCTATCTTTTGGATGAAAGAGATAAGTCTCTTAAATTGATCGGAGAGTATGCTTTTAGCGGTGGAAAAACTTCCGAAAAATTTTCTCTAAAAGAAGGCCTAGTTGGCCAGGCAGCTTTCGAACAAAAAACAATTCTATTAACGGATCTAAAAGAAGAACAGATAAGAGTGATGTCTTCATTATTAGATACTAAGCCGACGAATGTGTTAGTGATCCCGTTCTTATACGAAGGACAAACTTTAGGAGTGGTCGAGATCGGAAAATTGAGCCAGTTCACAGAACTGGAGGTGGAATTCTGCCAAAACTGTATGGAGAATATCGGGATAAGCGTATACTCCGCAATTTCCAGGAAGAAAATCCAAGAGTTACTCGAAGAAACCCAAGCCCAAAGTGAGGAACTCCAAAGCCAACAAGAAGAATTAAAACAAATGAATGAAGAGCTTGAGGAACAGACTCAAGTTTTAAGGCAACAACAAGAAGAACTTAGGATCACTAACGAAGAATTAGAAGAGCAGACCCAAGCTTTGGAAATAAAAAATAAGGAAGTGGAGGCTGCAAGATCGGATATAGAACAAAAAAGCAGACAATTAGAGGTCAGTAGTAAATACAAATCGGAATTTTTGGCCAACATGTCCCATGAACTAAGAACTCCGTTGAATAGCCTTTTGATCCTTTCCAAGGATCTTTCCGAAAACAATAAAAAGAACCTGAGTACTGATCAGGTGGAAAGCGCGAATATCATCTATAAAAGCGGACAAGATCTATTGGTACTTATAAATGAAGTATTAGATCTTTCTAAAATTGAATCCGGAAAAATGCAGGTTAATGTGGAGAAAATCTCCGTCCGAAAATTTGTGGATTCTTTGCTAAAGGATTTTAAACACCAGGCGGATAAAAAGGAATTAAGTTTGATCGGCACCGTTTCGGAGGATTGTCCGGAATATATTTCTACGGATCCCCAACGTTTGAACCAAATTCTAAAAAATCTATTATCCAATTCTTTAAAATTTACGGAAAAAGGAAAGATTAGCCTGGAGATCCGTCCGGATGGATATCAAAAAATCTTAATATCAGTTTCAGATACAGGGATCGGCATCCCGGAAGAAAAACAAATGTCGATATTCGAGGCATTCCAGCAAGCGGATGGAAGCACTTCTCGTAAATACGGTGGAACAGGTCTTGGATTATCTATCTCCAGAGAATTGGCTAAAATTTTAGGAGGCCATATCAGTTTGGAAAGTAAGGTGAATCAGGGATCCGTATTTTCTCTTTTATTACCTTTAGAGATGAAACCGGAAAATGTACCTTCTCCGGCCGAAAGGAAAGTTCATTTAACAGAACAAGTGCCGGATCCGATTCCTAAAAAAGTCCGATTTATCAATTCTCCGAGTGCGGAGGACGATAGATCAAGTATTTCAGAAAATGATAAAGTAGTACTTATCATAGAAGACGATTTAAAATTTGCATCCGTTCTGATCAAGCAGGCTCATGATAAGGATTTTAAATGTCTATCTGCTTCTACGGGAGAAGACGGACTGATTCTTTCCGAAAAATATTTACCTAACGCAATCATTTTGGATCTGAATCTTCCTGGAATAAACGGAAATACGGTCCTGAACGAACTCAAATCTAATCCGAAAGTTCGGCATATCCCGGTTCATGTCATTTCTGGAAATGAGTATTCCATTGATCCGATCAAAGAGGGGGCGGTGGAATATCTAGTTAAGCCTGTAAACAAAAAGGAATTGGAAGAAGCGTTCAATAGAATAGAGAATTTCATTAATCGAAAGATGAAAAATCTACTAATCATTGAGGACGACGATAATTCCAGAGTGGCGATGAGAAAGTTGATAGGAAACGGGGACGTAAAATGTTTCGAAGCGAGTAATGGTAAGGATGCGCTCAAGGCTTACCAGGAAAATTATTTCGATTGTATAGTCCTGGATATAGGTCTTCCGGATATGAGCGGATTCGAACTTATTTATGAACTTGAGAAGATAAAAGGCCAGACGATGCCTCCGATCATTATTTATACGGGCAAAGAGCTTACTCGGGAAGAGAATGCGGAACTTCAAAAGTATGCGGAGAGTATCATCATTAAGGGAGTTAAATCGGAAGAAAGACTTTTGGATGAGACAGCACTCTTCCTGCATAGGACCATCAGTAAACTTCCGGAAGGAAAACAAAAGATCATAAACAATCTATACGATAAGGAAGCGATCTTTCAAAAAAAGAAAGTCCTTCTCGTAGATGATGATATGAGAAACGTATTCGCGTTATCCAAAATTCTAAAGGATAGAGGGATGGAAGTTTATAAGGCGGATAACGGAAACACTGCCCTAAGCTCTCTGGATTCTCAGCAGGATATGGATATTGTTCTAATGGATATCATGATGCCGGAGATGGACGGTTACGAAACTATGAGAAGGATCCGATCCGAAAGAAAATACGATAAACTCCCGATCATTGCTCTTACTGCCAAAGCGATGAAAGATGATCGGCAAAAATGTATAGATGCAGGTGCAAACGATTATATCTCCAAACCTGTAGATGTAGAAAGGTTACTTTCTTTGATGAGAGTTTGGTTGAGCAGGTAAGCCGATGAATACCAGACCTAAAATACTGATCGTAGATGATAGACCGGAAAATCTTGTGGCTTTGGAAACTGTTTTAAAGGACCTGGATGTGGAGTTGATCCGTGCCTTGAGCGGTAACGAGGCTTTAAAGGCAACATTACATAATGATTTTGCTTTGGCATTATTGGATATTCAAATGCCGGAAATGGACGGATACGAACTTGCGAGTATTTTAAGAGAAGAGGAGAAGACTGCAAGACTTCCCTTTATTTTTATCTCAGCAGTATATACGGATAACCTGAACGTATTTAAAGGTTATGAAAGAGGTGCGTTCAGCTTTATTACGAAACCTTTCGAACCTCAGATACTCAGGAACAAGGTAAAGTTTTTCGTAGATAAACATTTGCAGGAAATTTCACTTCATATCCTGAATGAGGATCTAAAGAAAAAAAACGACGAATTGGAAAATGCGAACAAGGAATTGGATGCATTCTGTTATTCCGTTTCTCATGATCTGAGAGGACCATTACGCGCTATCGAAGGTTTTGCTAAAATTCTTCATGAAGATCATATCAAGGATCTGAACGAGGACGCGAAACATTTATTGGATGTGATCGTCGGGAGTACTCAGAAGATGGATCAGCTGATAGATAGTCTTCTTTTACTCTCCAGAACGGGTAAAAAAGAGATCACCAAAACGATTGTGAATATTTCGGAATTGGTGCAGCATACATTATACGAACTCCAATCGCATGCGCAAAATGGAAAAACTAAGATACTGGTGGGTGAATTGTCTCCGGCGCTCGGGGACGTATCATTACTCTCACAGGTTTTCGTTAATCTAATATCTAACGCAATCAAGTATTCATCTAAAAAAGAGGAACCGATCGTTGAAATAGGATGTAACCAATCGAATGGAGAGAATGTTTACTTCGTAAAGGATAACGGCGCCGGTTTTAATATGAAATACCAGAATAGACTTTTCGGAGTATTTCAGAGATTACATGATAATAGGGACTTCGAAGGTATAGGTATCGGGCTTGCAATCGTACATAGGATTATTACTAGGCATGGTGGAAAAGTTTGGGCGGAAGGCGAAGTGGGCAAGGGTGCAACCTTCTATATTACACTTCCTCAGATCCAAGAAATTTAATTTTGTTTTTTAGGTTTGCCCATCCAGCGTAAAGGGCCGCTTCCATATCTTCCTAACTTATCTTGAGGGTTTGCCAATTTACATGTAAGTAGGGAAAGGCAACCGCAACCGATACAAACAGAAAGTCCGTTCTTCAATCTGTGAAGTTCCGCTATCTTCTCCTCTATACGTAAACTCCAAGTTTTAGAAAGTTTGGACCAATCTTGCCCGTTGGGAGTATGATCTTCGGGAAGTTTCGCGATCTCTGCAGCAATCTCATCCAAGGAGAGTCCTACTCTTTGTGCAAATACTACGAAAGCGATCCTTCTCAAAACATGTCTTGGATATTGTCTATGCCCGGAACCTGCTCTTACGGAACGGATCAGTCCTCTTTCTTCATAAAAACGTAATGCAGAAGAAGCGACCCCGCTTCTTTTGGATACCTGCCCGATACTTAAAAATTCATCCTTATCCACCATATTCTCCCAAATCTAAACTTAAAGTGAACTTTAAGTATGAATTTTATCTAAACATCATTCTAAGCACAAACATTTTCGAATTTTTTCAGGAAAAATCGTAAAAAAACCGCCTCAAACTCTTTACTTCAAGTTCACTTTAACTTGTAGAATATCGTGAACTAAATAAAGAAAGGGTGTTCTATAATGTTATTAGAAAAGATCAGTACCGGCTCCGGCCTGAGATTAGGAATTATATTAGCTAGTACTAGAAAGGGTAGATTCGGAGAAACTGTAGCGAAATGGTTCGAAGATATCTCTAAACAAGATTACAGATTCGAGACTGATTTAATAGATCTTTCTGAATTTTCTTTGCCTTGGGACATGTCAAAGAATATGGACTCGGATCTTCCTTTATTCTCGGACAGAATAGCAGAAGCGGATGCTTTTGTAGTTATTACACCGGAGTATAACCACGGATATCCTGCATATTTAAAGTTGGCAATTGACTCACTTCATGAAGAATGGAATGCGAAGCCTCTTGGATTTGTTTCCTATGGAGGAAGTTCCGGCGGTTTAAGAGCGGTGGAGCAACTTCGTAATGTATTTGCGGAATTGAGAATGACCACCATTCGAGACTGTGTTAGTTTTCATTGGGCTCATGCCAGGTTCCATAACGGAAGACCTACAGAGGAATTTCGTTACTCATCTTCGGCTGAGAAATTATTGAATGAATTGTATTGGTGGGGAAACGTTTTGAAACAAGCTAGAATGAATTTCCCACGATCCGTTCTGAGGTCCTGATTTTAAGGAATTAATATGAAATTTACGTTTAGTAAATACCAAATCTTTGTAGTAGCCTTATTGGCATTTATCCAATTCACGGTGGTTCTTGATTTTATGATCTTATCTCCATTAGGAGTTCAGGTCATGGATCAACTGAAAATATCCACAACCAAGTTCGGTTTGGTAGTTTCCGCTTATGCATTTAGCGCGGGGATTTCCGGGATCTTGGCTGCCGGTTTTGCGGACAGATTCGATCGTAAAAAGATGCTTCTATTCTTTTATACCGGTTTTGTTTTAGGAACTGTTCTTTGTGGGATCGCACCAAATTACGAATTTCTACTATTTGCAAGAATTGTAACAGGTCTTTTCGGCGGGGTAATCGCTTCTATCAGCTTTGCGATCATTGCGGATCTATTTCCAATGGAAGCTAGAGGAAGAGTGATGGGACTTGTGATGACTGCATTTGCGGCCAGTCAAGTTTTCGGTCTTCCGATCGGAGTCTTCTTTTCTAACCTTTGGGGATGGCAGTCTCCTTTCTGGATGATTGCTATTATTAGCGGTCTTGTGGGAGTTGCGGCTCTAATTAAGTTGGAACCGATCGTTTCTCACCTGAGTGAAAGAACTGAAAATAGAGCGATCAAACATTTGGCTACAACCGCAGGAAATTCGAATTATCTTCCTGGATTTTTAGCAACGATGCTCCTTGCGACCGGTGGTTATATGCTTATGCCTTTCGGTTCTGCATTCAGTGTTCATAATTTAGGAATTACTTTAGAAGATCTTCCTTTGGTATATTTTGTGACCGGGGTCGTGAGTATGGCAGCAGGTCCTTTGATCGGTAGAGCAGCGGACAAATTCGGAAAATATCCTGTGTTCCTTATCTCCTCTCTAATTGCTTGCGGGATACTTTTCTATTACACTGCTATGGGAATTACTCCTCTTTGGTTTGTAATATTGATCAACTCTGCGTTATTCGTGGTGATTACGGGTAGAGTGATCTCTGCTCAAGCATTGAATTCTGCGATGCCTGAGCTTAGAGATAGAGGCGCTTATATGGCGATTAGCTCTTCTCTGCAGCAGTTATCCGGTGGAATTGCTTCTTACGCGGCTGGACTGATCGTTGTCCAAACTCCTAGCGGATATATCCAAGGATATCCAAACTTGGGTTATGTTGTGGTTGTAGCCATTCTGATCACTGTTGCCATCATGTATAAGGTGAATGAATACGTTTCTTCTAAACATCCGGCTCCTGCTAAGAGTGAATCCGAAGCGGCTCTCGCTTCAGAAACCTAATAAGCTTATATTTCAGGGAAGAAGCGAAACTCTTCTTCTCTGAAAATTCTAGATACGATTTAAGATTGCATTTAAAAGTAGATTTCTTATCCTCTTTACTTTATGAGCGACATAGAAGTAACAGTACTCAGCACTCCGGAAAATTATAAAACGATCCTTCGTAGTAAGAACCACGAAGTAATCGCGGACGAATCTAAAGAAGATGGAGGAGGAGATCTGGGACCTTCTCCACATGAATACCTTCTTCTTTCCTTGGGAGCTTGTACCGACATCACTGTCAGAATGTATGCCCAAAGAAAGAAGATGGATCTGAAAGAAGTGATTGTAGAATTAAATCTCACCAAATGGACAGATCATACTGAGATTGAAAGGACTGTAATATTAACGGGCAATTTGAGCGAGCAGGAAAGAGAAAGACTTTTACAAGTTGCAAATGCTTGCCCAGTTCACAAAACCCTGACCCATCCTATCCAAATAGAGACCAAACTGGGTTAAATTAAAATTTTTTCCAAGCCTTCTAATCCTTTCTTTAGGAAACGGAAGGCTGGAAAACCGGGTCCAATAAATCGAATCTCCTTTCGATCGTATGAAATTCAAATTCTCTCAGATTATTCCGTTTTCCTTATCTTTCACCCTTGTATTTTTAATTTCCTGCCTTTCTTCCGTAAAAGATCCAAAAGATGAGTTTGTGTATGTACAAAACGTTCAGGGCAAAAATGAAGAAGAATTAGAATTAAACGCGAAACGAAAAATTCTGGAGAATGGATTGGGAGAATTTGTCCAAGGATCTTCTCAGGTCGTCAGCGGCAAATTGAAGGAAACTATTGTAAATTCTTCCGTCGAAGGATTCGTGTTGGAATATTCTAAAATTGGTCCCACTCGTAAATTAGTTAATGGTATCTTAGAGATAGATGCAAAAGGAAAAGTGAACCAAAAAGCAGTCCAAGACGCTTTGAAAGAGAGATATAAAGATATTGGAAAGCCCAAATTTTTAGTATTCATAGAAGAAAGAATATTAGGAAAAAAAAATATAAGAGAAAAGGTCGGGATCACTGAGAATGAGATCATACGAGTTTTTTCGGATTTCGATTTTTTAGATAAAAAACAATTCTATCGTATTCTTTATAAAGAAGGGAAGAAGGAACCGAGCACTTTTTCCGAACACTCCTTTGAGGATAAAATATTATCTCTGGCCTCAGAGTCGGAAGCGGAAATTTTACTCGTAGGCCAAACAGAGGTCACTGATCTAGGAAAGATAGAAGATACAAATCTTCATTCTTACCAATCCGTTCTTAGATTCAAAATTTTTGACGTAAATACCGCTCGGATCATCGCAGCGGATAATTCTTCAGGAGTTTCTCCTCATATAAATCCGAATACCGGGATCCAGGAATCTATCAAAAGATCGGTGGAAAAGGCGTATCCAAAAATAAAAGAACAAATCTCCGATAAATGGAAACCCGGGAATCTGATCCGGATCAAAATGGAAGGATTGAGTTATAATGATTATTTGGATAAGGATGTGCTCGGAATTATAAGAACAATCCAAGGAGTCAATAGGGTAAACGAAACCTCCGGCTCCGACCGGAATGATGGGATTGTTTTAGAAATTGAAGCATTATATAACGGTGGAGCTTTGTATCAGAAACTTAGAGAAAGAAAGGAAGATTTCGGTCTGGAGTTTTCTCTAAAAGAGGTAAAGTCCTCTTATATCCATTTATTCTTTAAAAAATAGGAATATTCCACTCTATTTATCCAGATAAATCTTTCGATCTATTACATTACTATTTTCTTTTTCTTTGCTGTTAGGCGAAAAAACGGATTGAAAGATGAAAATTTTAATTAGATAATCGCGGGGTGCAAGGCTTTTCGAATATCGACCAAGAGCCGAGTTACGGTTCCTTCTCCGAACCTTTTCCTCGCGAATCCGAAGGATTTTCTAACGATGATCCTATTGATAGATCTAATCCGGAAGATCAAAACACTAAAGACGAACTTTTAAAAAAGATCTCCGTTCTGAATCTTCTACAACAAGTGGCCACTGCCGCAAACGAAGCAAATGATGTAGAATCAGTACTTCAATTTTCCGTTGATCGGATTTGTGCGATTGCAGATTGGAAATTGGGTCTTGTATGTTTAGTGTTGGAAGAATCTGAAAGGCCGGAATATTCGTCCATCTCCTTCTCCAGAGAAGAAAAATTCCTGAAAGAGTTTAGGAATTTATTAAGAAGCAAATCCAAAAAAGAAGAATCCATTCTTACCGAAAGAGTTAGAAGCGGTAGAAAACCTATACTACTCGAAAACTTTCCTTCTTATTTAAAAGGAGATATAAAAGAACTTTCACTCAAAGCGGGGGTCGAAGAAGCGATTGGGATCCCTATCTTAGTAAAAGAAAATCTGGTAGGTGTTCTCGAATTTTATTCGGGAAATAAATCTACTGACCCTTCTTTTTTTGAAGCTGTTTCTCATATCAGCTCTCAGATAGGAAGGGTATTTGAAAGAAGGGATGCAGAGAATCATCTTAAAACCTCAGGCGAGCAGCTACGAGCATTATCCGCCAGGCTACAAGAGGTAAGGGAAGAAGAAAGATTACTCGTAGCAAGAGAAATCCACGACGAATTAGGGCAATTATTAACTGTTCTTAAAATAGATCTTACATTATTAAAAAATAATTTTCAAAAGTCTAAGAGCTCCGATTCCGTAGTGTCTGAACTTCTATCCATGATCAAAGTGGCTGACTCAGGTATCGAATCAGTACAAAGGATCGCCACCGAACTTAGACCCTTAATTTTAGAGGATTTGGGCTTATTAGAAGGAATTGAGTGGTATGCCAAAGATTTTGAAAAAAGAACAGGAATTCGCTGCGAAATCAGGATCCCAGTAGGAATTCTATCTCTGGAGAAAGACGCATCTATCGCATTATTCCGTATTTTTCAAGAAGCATTAACTAACGCAGCAAGGCATTCAAAGGCGAGTTCTATTCAGGTTTCCTGTCTGGAAGAAGGTCGATTTCTAATTCTGAAAATCCAGGACAATGGAATAGGAATAGATCCTAAAAAGATGAATCAATCTAAGTCACTCGGACTGATCGGGATGAGAGAAAGAGCAGTAGTTTTAGGCGGAGAAGTTTCCATCTCCGGTGGGCCAGGGAAGGGCGCAAGTGTGATCGTAAAAATACCAATCTCAAATCGAAATAAGGAGGATTTCCTATGATTTCCACATTGATCGCGGATGATCATTTATTGATCCGAGAAGGTTTACGAAAGATCCTTTCGGAGGAGGAAGATATAGAGATCGTTTACGAGGCGGAAAACGGTCAACAGGTTTTGGATTATCTAGCCGGTCAATCCGTGCAGGTTCTGATCTTGGACATTAATATGCCGATGATGAGCGGTTTGGATATATTAAAATATGTTCATAAACTTTCTCCCGACACAAGGGTTCTGATCCTAAGTATGTATCCGGAAGATAGATTTGCAGTACGCGCATTAAAAGCGGGAGCCTCCGGTTATATCACTAAGGCAAGCGCAGGGGATGAATTGATCTCTGCGGTGCGTAAGGTAATTGATGGAGCCAGATATATTAGTCCGGAAGCAACAGAGATGTTAGTAAGAGAACTTTCCAAACCAACGGACAGACTTCCTCATGAAACTCTTTCAGAAAGAGAGTTCCAGATACTTATGCTTTTGGTAAAAGGTAAAAACGTTCGATCTATTTCGGAAGATCTAGGTTTAAGTGTGAATACAGTAAACACATATAGAGCTAGGATCTTCGAGAAGATGAGTTTAAAATCCACACAAGAGCTTGTTCGTTACGCTTACGATCATAAGTTACTAGAATAGACTTTCAGGATCGGAATAACTTGTTTTTGTAATGTCCTTTCATTTCTGTCACATTTCTTGTGACAGAAAAATTCCTCGTTTAACTTAATCCGTACGATCTATTTATGAAATAATTTTTGTTGTTATTCCATTCATTTTACGTCATCATTCTTCTTCGTGCCCATTAACCTTTTGTTATAGGTTCAGGTCCTGACATGAAGAATGCCTCAACTATAGATCCCAAACAAGATAAAGATTCTCTAAATCCGAAACAATTATTGGAAGTTCTCACTGCATTTAAGCGAGGTGACTTTTCCAAACGAATGCCTTTGGATCATGTGGGGATCGCCGGTAAAATTTCAGACTTATTAAACGATATCATGGACCAAAACGATAGAATGGTCAAAGAGTTTGAACGGATCAGTAACGAGGTAGGACAAGAAGGTAAAATTTCCCAAAGGGTAAGCGGGATTTCTTCAACGGGTTCTTGGGGAACTTGTATGAATTCAATCAACTCTCTGATCGGAAACTTGGTACAACCGAATACCGAAGTGATGAGAGTGATCGGAGCAGTAGCAGGTGGTGACCTTTCTCAATACATGTCTTTGGAAATAGAGGGAAGACCTCTTAAGGGAGAATTTTTTAGAACCGCAAAGATCGTAAACATCATGGTGGACCAGTTGAACTCATTCGCTTCCGAGGT from Leptospira selangorensis includes the following:
- a CDS encoding NADPH-dependent FMN reductase; amino-acid sequence: MLLEKISTGSGLRLGIILASTRKGRFGETVAKWFEDISKQDYRFETDLIDLSEFSLPWDMSKNMDSDLPLFSDRIAEADAFVVITPEYNHGYPAYLKLAIDSLHEEWNAKPLGFVSYGGSSGGLRAVEQLRNVFAELRMTTIRDCVSFHWAHARFHNGRPTEEFRYSSSAEKLLNELYWWGNVLKQARMNFPRSVLRS
- a CDS encoding CheR family methyltransferase, giving the protein MAAKDSTEIEIDLLLEALYQKYGYDFRQYSDAHIKRRITNRMVLSGYNTVSEMQFQLLHNESFANDLLHDLSITVTEMFRDPNFYRSVREKIIPILKTYPFIKIWHAGCSTGEEAYSMAILLTEEGLMERATIYATDFNQRALDDAKQGIFSNNLIKEYTFNYQASGGRASFSDYYTADENMAIMNKNLKKNIVWANHNLVTDSVFAEVHMILCRNVLIYFKRELQNKVHRMFYESLINGGVLCLGSKEGMYFSELKDVYQELDPRQKIFKKKY
- a CDS encoding response regulator — encoded protein: MDFKNLTIRARLSLGFSVLLAIFAGTSVFVINQFSESNNRLVRIVDGSAKRVNLSNEIMIALLDSTRHEKNIIIERRNAEMLYFKDRFQKASDTVDDKIVQLTELSDTEGKVLLEEFKESWKRLKKYQEQIIFFALKNQNDKAFEISAGEGLIVRDLATKQFSRIVERNEKLMDQEKKKNISDFQYTFYFLIFLIIVSVIIVISIFLWIVRTITDRITFIANEAERIAGREFTDQKLEDPTKDELKLIFDSLVNVNESFKEVAHNANTVASGNYSIDLVPRSEKDILGTALMKMTQALRLTTSENDRHNWLTQGQNQLNEKLRGDQSIEELAQGTITFLGNYLEVRVGVIYLLDERDKSLKLIGEYAFSGGKTSEKFSLKEGLVGQAAFEQKTILLTDLKEEQIRVMSSLLDTKPTNVLVIPFLYEGQTLGVVEIGKLSQFTELEVEFCQNCMENIGISVYSAISRKKIQELLEETQAQSEELQSQQEELKQMNEELEEQTQVLRQQQEELRITNEELEEQTQALEIKNKEVEAARSDIEQKSRQLEVSSKYKSEFLANMSHELRTPLNSLLILSKDLSENNKKNLSTDQVESANIIYKSGQDLLVLINEVLDLSKIESGKMQVNVEKISVRKFVDSLLKDFKHQADKKELSLIGTVSEDCPEYISTDPQRLNQILKNLLSNSLKFTEKGKISLEIRPDGYQKILISVSDTGIGIPEEKQMSIFEAFQQADGSTSRKYGGTGLGLSISRELAKILGGHISLESKVNQGSVFSLLLPLEMKPENVPSPAERKVHLTEQVPDPIPKKVRFINSPSAEDDRSSISENDKVVLIIEDDLKFASVLIKQAHDKDFKCLSASTGEDGLILSEKYLPNAIILDLNLPGINGNTVLNELKSNPKVRHIPVHVISGNEYSIDPIKEGAVEYLVKPVNKKELEEAFNRIENFINRKMKNLLIIEDDDNSRVAMRKLIGNGDVKCFEASNGKDALKAYQENYFDCIVLDIGLPDMSGFELIYELEKIKGQTMPPIIIYTGKELTREENAELQKYAESIIIKGVKSEERLLDETALFLHRTISKLPEGKQKIINNLYDKEAIFQKKKVLLVDDDMRNVFALSKILKDRGMEVYKADNGNTALSSLDSQQDMDIVLMDIMMPEMDGYETMRRIRSERKYDKLPIIALTAKAMKDDRQKCIDAGANDYISKPVDVERLLSLMRVWLSR
- a CDS encoding chemotaxis protein CheB, translating into MRYGAIVIGVSSGGLNALGKILPSLPQNYPIPIVIVQHVSPRSDGYWVESMDKVCKLFVKEADEKESIERGTIYLAPANYHLLVEQDRTFSLSTEAKVNFARPSIDVLFESAAEVYGKELIGLILTGSNSDGALGLKKIKEEGGLTIVQDPETAESSAMPAHAISTTSVDYILPLEEIQKLLIKLSESD
- a CDS encoding sensor histidine kinase; the protein is MNTRPKILIVDDRPENLVALETVLKDLDVELIRALSGNEALKATLHNDFALALLDIQMPEMDGYELASILREEEKTARLPFIFISAVYTDNLNVFKGYERGAFSFITKPFEPQILRNKVKFFVDKHLQEISLHILNEDLKKKNDELENANKELDAFCYSVSHDLRGPLRAIEGFAKILHEDHIKDLNEDAKHLLDVIVGSTQKMDQLIDSLLLLSRTGKKEITKTIVNISELVQHTLYELQSHAQNGKTKILVGELSPALGDVSLLSQVFVNLISNAIKYSSKKEEPIVEIGCNQSNGENVYFVKDNGAGFNMKYQNRLFGVFQRLHDNRDFEGIGIGLAIVHRIITRHGGKVWAEGEVGKGATFYITLPQIQEI
- the soxR gene encoding redox-sensitive transcriptional activator SoxR, producing the protein MVDKDEFLSIGQVSKRSGVASSALRFYEERGLIRSVRAGSGHRQYPRHVLRRIAFVVFAQRVGLSLDEIAAEIAKLPEDHTPNGQDWSKLSKTWSLRIEEKIAELHRLKNGLSVCIGCGCLSLLTCKLANPQDKLGRYGSGPLRWMGKPKKQN